In Thermorudis peleae, a genomic segment contains:
- a CDS encoding enoyl-CoA hydratase/isomerase family protein, translating into MSQHLLLTQDGPVATLTLNRPEALNAITVAMWTALAEITAQLATDPTVRVVLVRGAGDRAFSAGADIHEFPTQRNTPEQAARYDDLIRRALCGIQALPQPVIAVIHGLAVGGGLELAAACDVRIASQQAAFGLPIGRLGVMLGLEEARLLLELIGPAALKDLVYRGELITAEEARRLGLVTHVVPPAELESTVRMYVQRLLAQAPHVIAGLKRLLRLVANGASTEDPAYWALLVETYGSADYHEGVQAFIEKRAPAFRGQ; encoded by the coding sequence ATGAGCCAACATCTGCTGCTTACGCAAGATGGACCAGTTGCCACCCTCACGCTCAACCGGCCAGAGGCATTGAATGCTATCACGGTGGCGATGTGGACGGCATTGGCCGAGATTACGGCCCAGCTTGCAACTGATCCAACAGTGCGCGTCGTCCTTGTCCGCGGGGCGGGCGATCGAGCCTTCAGTGCGGGCGCAGATATTCACGAGTTTCCAACGCAGCGCAATACCCCCGAGCAAGCAGCTCGGTATGACGACCTGATTCGGCGCGCTCTCTGTGGGATACAGGCTCTACCGCAACCGGTCATCGCCGTCATCCATGGGTTAGCCGTCGGTGGTGGGCTCGAACTCGCAGCCGCCTGCGACGTCCGAATTGCGAGCCAACAGGCAGCCTTTGGACTACCGATTGGGCGGCTTGGAGTGATGCTTGGACTTGAAGAGGCACGGCTGCTCCTCGAGTTGATCGGGCCGGCAGCGTTGAAAGACCTCGTCTACCGAGGCGAACTCATCACGGCCGAAGAAGCGCGCCGCCTTGGGCTTGTCACCCATGTTGTGCCACCAGCCGAGTTGGAGAGCACTGTCCGGATGTACGTACAGCGTCTTCTCGCCCAGGCTCCACACGTCATCGCGGGACTCAAACGGCTGCTACGGCTGGTTGCCAACGGTGCATCCACCGAAGACCCTGCGTACTGGGCACTACTGGTTGAGACGTACGGCAGTGCAGACTATCACGAAGGCGTGCAAGCGTTCATCGAGAAGCGAGCACCAGCCTTCCGCGGCCAGTAA
- a CDS encoding flavin monoamine oxidase family protein: MADVDVAVVGAGYAGLTAAWRLQEAGVRVVVLEARDRIGGRVWSVPLSEGGTSPVIDLGGQWVGPGQERILRLARRFELPLERVYTRGRHLVLVDGTARPYRGLIPPVGLKRTLQLGWLLLRLDLAARRIPVDYPWSGRRAKLLDRQTLGDWLDRHARDPVVRGLLETAITAVFSAEPEELSYLYSLFYMHSGKSFQHLLSVRGGAQERKFASGADALARIIAGKLGNRIHLGQPVQAIVASPQDVLIRTPDETVHANYVVVAVPPPLWRKIAFAPELPESLAVLSHEMKMGAVIKWHVVFDEAFWRERGLSGQIVAADGDVRVAFDNSPPSGRPGMLVGFLEGAAARRLSWLSMNERAAIVQRFLEAAFGSLPPIRLYRDHVWQAEPWSEGAYVANMGPGILSRHYRMVRRNWGRIVWAGTETSPVWYGYIEGAILSGARAALQVLGLESYRTTPPSDAPRLR; the protein is encoded by the coding sequence ATGGCAGATGTCGATGTTGCAGTAGTCGGAGCCGGTTACGCCGGCTTGACGGCTGCATGGCGGCTCCAGGAAGCCGGCGTGCGTGTCGTCGTGCTCGAAGCACGTGACCGAATCGGCGGGCGAGTCTGGTCGGTGCCGCTCAGCGAGGGGGGCACGAGCCCGGTGATCGACCTTGGCGGCCAGTGGGTTGGACCGGGACAGGAGCGTATCCTCCGTCTGGCTCGGCGCTTTGAGTTGCCGCTCGAGCGGGTCTATACCCGCGGGCGGCACCTTGTGCTGGTCGATGGGACTGCCCGTCCCTATCGCGGCCTCATTCCGCCGGTTGGCTTGAAGCGCACACTCCAGCTTGGCTGGCTTCTCTTGCGGCTTGATCTTGCAGCGCGGCGCATTCCGGTCGACTATCCCTGGTCGGGGCGTCGCGCGAAGTTACTTGATCGGCAAACGCTTGGAGACTGGCTCGACCGGCACGCACGTGATCCGGTGGTGCGCGGGTTGCTCGAGACGGCGATCACTGCGGTGTTCTCAGCTGAGCCCGAGGAATTGTCCTATCTCTATAGTCTGTTCTACATGCACAGTGGCAAGAGCTTCCAGCATCTGCTCAGCGTCCGAGGTGGAGCACAGGAACGGAAGTTTGCCTCTGGTGCTGACGCTCTTGCTCGCATCATCGCTGGAAAGCTCGGCAACCGTATCCATCTTGGGCAGCCGGTTCAGGCCATCGTGGCCTCGCCACAGGACGTGCTCATTCGCACACCTGATGAAACGGTTCATGCCAATTACGTTGTTGTCGCCGTGCCACCGCCGTTGTGGCGAAAAATCGCTTTTGCACCAGAGTTGCCAGAATCACTGGCTGTGCTTTCCCACGAGATGAAGATGGGCGCGGTGATTAAATGGCATGTTGTCTTTGACGAGGCCTTCTGGCGTGAACGTGGCCTCTCAGGCCAGATTGTTGCGGCTGATGGGGATGTCCGTGTCGCGTTCGATAACAGTCCGCCGAGCGGTCGTCCTGGGATGCTTGTTGGCTTTCTTGAGGGGGCAGCGGCTCGTCGTCTCTCCTGGCTCTCAATGAACGAGCGCGCTGCGATTGTCCAGCGTTTTCTTGAGGCGGCTTTTGGCTCCTTGCCGCCAATCCGGCTCTATCGCGACCATGTCTGGCAAGCCGAACCTTGGTCAGAGGGAGCGTACGTTGCCAATATGGGACCGGGGATTCTTTCGCGGCACTATCGGATGGTGCGTCGAAACTGGGGCCGGATCGTCTGGGCTGGTACTGAAACCTCGCCAGTGTGGTACGGCTACATTGAGGGTGCCATCTTGAGCGGAGCTCGCGCGGCCCTGCAAGTACTTGGCCTGGAGAGCTATCGCACAACGCCACCAAGCGACGCGCCACGCCTTCGCTAG
- a CDS encoding TetR/AcrR family transcriptional regulator, producing MIKEGETSAHQRLLTAALEALATYGYRGATTRIIAETAGVTELTLFRHFGSKQHLMQEALHYFTPTIALPDPSDDVEHDLLALGQAYLDLIAADGGLFLRLLSELLRHPELLANHPPTGILQTFERVMALFRHHQQHGRLTKSEPAETLALAFIGPLMARFLLGNIFSFHIPLDLPQYVRGFLTGRSANRA from the coding sequence GTGATCAAAGAAGGGGAAACCTCAGCTCACCAGCGGCTTCTCACTGCAGCGCTTGAAGCACTGGCCACGTATGGCTACCGCGGCGCAACAACGCGGATCATTGCTGAGACTGCCGGTGTCACAGAACTCACACTCTTCCGGCATTTCGGATCAAAGCAGCACCTGATGCAAGAAGCGCTGCACTACTTTACCCCAACGATCGCCTTACCAGACCCCTCGGACGATGTCGAGCACGACCTGCTCGCACTCGGACAAGCCTACCTTGACCTCATCGCAGCCGACGGTGGATTATTCCTGCGCCTCTTATCAGAACTCCTTCGCCACCCCGAACTGCTTGCAAACCATCCACCAACTGGAATCCTTCAGACGTTTGAACGCGTCATGGCGCTCTTTCGCCATCACCAACAGCATGGTCGACTCACCAAGAGCGAGCCAGCCGAGACGTTGGCCTTAGCCTTCATCGGGCCGCTCATGGCACGGTTCCTCCTCGGCAATATCTTCAGCTTCCACATTCCCCTTGACTTACCACAATACGTACGGGGCTTTCTCACAGGACGTAGCGCAAACAGAGCCTAA
- a CDS encoding TIGR03557 family F420-dependent LLM class oxidoreductase — protein MGHLGYCASFEQFHPRDLLRWSQLAEQSGFDAVLASDHFHPWTPEQGQSGFVWSWLGALGATTRLRFGVGVTAPIGFRYHPAIIAQAAATLEAMFPGRFWLGVGAGEALNEHIVGRYWPEAPERIRILLEAIDVIQQLFTGKVVKYSGRYFTLESARLYTMPETPPPVIVGTAGPYMSERAGERCDGILTPGAADEKLRQLLSRFEKGARSAGKDPVRMPRLLQLHVSWAETDEEALEQAMREWPNGGMAFPKADIRNPEDFAAMARLVRPEHFQNRVLISADLEQHREQIQHYIDLGFTEIYVHNVGRNQEAFIKAYGEHVIPKLRWPEPVTAS, from the coding sequence ATGGGACACCTCGGGTATTGTGCAAGTTTTGAGCAGTTTCACCCTCGTGATTTACTTCGCTGGAGCCAGCTTGCTGAGCAGTCTGGGTTTGACGCCGTGCTTGCTTCCGACCACTTTCATCCTTGGACGCCCGAGCAGGGGCAGAGCGGCTTCGTCTGGTCATGGCTTGGTGCACTTGGGGCGACCACGCGTCTGCGCTTCGGTGTCGGTGTCACAGCCCCAATTGGGTTCCGCTATCATCCAGCCATTATCGCCCAGGCTGCAGCGACGCTTGAGGCGATGTTTCCTGGCCGGTTCTGGCTCGGCGTGGGGGCAGGCGAGGCGCTGAACGAGCATATTGTTGGGCGCTATTGGCCTGAAGCACCTGAGCGCATCCGCATACTGCTTGAGGCAATCGATGTGATCCAGCAACTCTTTACCGGGAAGGTTGTCAAGTACAGCGGTCGATATTTTACGCTTGAGAGTGCGCGATTATACACCATGCCGGAAACACCGCCTCCGGTGATTGTTGGCACGGCAGGTCCCTACATGAGTGAGCGTGCTGGCGAGCGGTGCGATGGCATCCTGACTCCCGGCGCAGCTGATGAAAAGTTGCGCCAGCTTCTGAGTCGTTTTGAAAAGGGGGCACGTTCGGCTGGGAAAGATCCGGTTCGTATGCCGCGCCTACTGCAGCTCCACGTTTCCTGGGCCGAGACTGATGAGGAAGCCCTGGAGCAGGCGATGCGCGAGTGGCCAAACGGTGGTATGGCCTTCCCCAAGGCGGATATCCGCAATCCCGAGGACTTTGCCGCAATGGCACGGCTGGTGCGTCCCGAGCATTTCCAGAACCGAGTGCTCATCTCGGCCGATCTTGAGCAGCATCGGGAACAGATTCAGCACTACATTGATCTCGGCTTTACGGAGATCTACGTCCACAATGTAGGGCGGAACCAAGAGGCTTTTATCAAAGCCTACGGCGAGCATGTCATCCCGAAGTTGCGCTGGCCTGAGCCAGTGACTGCGTCATGA
- a CDS encoding anti-sigma factor family protein — translation MRLFHRCPSIGTLRCALDHPNPQINAHVATCPRCAAAMARLQQNAALAQSMLDQLAATPAPDPAVMLAQLRQRRTTPVTRTHWGGKGESIMARRFRSARTRVALVGTVLIAGLALLVTFVPVSALADELINRFRVQQFAAITIPMDAMNQIAAAHSALTPEEQQALQQELAQVAQFSTTLNEQSVHEVNSLADAARILGRTPASTTQVPGALAGVTPRIGVSDAGTAILTINVAKAQEFASKLGIPLSSLPNPQTNPTVTITLHVPAGVVQVYEQGDQKLAIGEMESPELDIPASIDTEALREDLLSIPGLPPDVVAQIRAVHDWQHTLIIPVPSGATTQQVTVHGVPGLLISGPQGSAVLWQQNGILHGVVGTFDSNTVLRVAQSVH, via the coding sequence ATGCGTCTCTTCCACCGTTGTCCATCCATCGGCACACTCCGCTGTGCGCTTGATCATCCCAATCCCCAGATTAACGCGCATGTGGCAACGTGCCCGCGTTGTGCTGCAGCCATGGCCCGCTTGCAACAGAATGCCGCACTGGCGCAGTCGATGCTTGATCAGCTCGCTGCTACTCCCGCGCCTGATCCCGCAGTAATGCTGGCGCAGCTACGCCAGCGACGCACCACACCGGTAACACGCACCCATTGGGGTGGGAAAGGAGAAAGCATAATGGCTCGACGGTTTCGGTCAGCCCGTACGCGGGTTGCCCTCGTTGGCACGGTACTCATTGCTGGGCTCGCACTCCTGGTTACCTTTGTTCCAGTAAGTGCACTTGCGGACGAACTCATTAACCGCTTCCGCGTGCAGCAGTTCGCGGCGATCACAATCCCGATGGACGCCATGAATCAGATCGCCGCTGCGCACAGTGCCCTCACGCCAGAAGAGCAGCAGGCGCTGCAACAGGAACTGGCACAAGTCGCCCAGTTCTCGACAACGCTGAATGAGCAGAGCGTTCACGAAGTCAATTCGCTCGCGGATGCTGCCCGCATCCTTGGTCGTACACCGGCGTCGACCACACAGGTACCAGGCGCACTGGCTGGGGTAACACCACGGATCGGTGTCAGTGATGCTGGCACGGCTATCTTGACGATCAACGTCGCCAAGGCGCAGGAGTTTGCGAGTAAGCTTGGAATTCCGCTCTCATCGCTGCCCAACCCGCAGACGAATCCGACGGTCACTATTACCCTGCACGTACCGGCTGGCGTTGTGCAAGTCTACGAACAAGGCGATCAGAAGCTGGCGATTGGTGAGATGGAAAGTCCGGAACTTGACATTCCGGCTTCGATCGATACGGAGGCACTCCGCGAAGACCTCCTTTCCATCCCAGGGCTGCCGCCGGATGTAGTCGCGCAAATTCGCGCTGTCCATGACTGGCAGCATACCCTGATCATTCCAGTGCCCAGTGGGGCAACGACGCAGCAGGTGACGGTGCACGGTGTGCCTGGCCTACTCATTAGCGGGCCACAAGGGTCGGCAGTACTCTGGCAGCAGAACGGCATTCTTCACGGTGTCGTTGGCACGTTCGACAGCAATACCGTGCTACGCGTTGCTCAATCCGTGCACTAA
- a CDS encoding DHA2 family efflux MFS transporter permease subunit: protein MVETAAQADMTRHRPRTSRGPGLRSIFIFIVVALALLMSSIDSTIVAVGLPAMVEGLKTNLVWLGWVLTAYQLSQTVVMPMAGKLSDELGRKWLFLGCVFLFTLSSLLCALAPNVYLLILFRVFQAMGGGAFLPSASGIVSDVFDDRWRPTAIGLFTSVFPLGGIIGPNVGGWMIDHFGWRSIFFVNVPIGVVLLLAGLVLIPRGVRAPGQHRIDFLGAGLFALGIVGIMYGMTVWGNQVVFSWQVALWIALGILALVAFVYQESRAPDPMVELRLLRERAFAAVNIYNFLYGALVFGFFSFIPLYAIDVYHMSETTAGFILTPRAIIMVLCSTISSFVLIRTGYRVPMIAGILFVSLGLFLTSQGWQHVTLFGHPVSDVVLLSALVGITGIGVGISGPASNNAAVELMPEAVARIIGLRGMFRSTGGVLGTATIVLLLAHFQNQGHGLEVILRGLSALILLVIPIIFLIPDTARARWLKRQQQLARVRGAGD from the coding sequence ATGGTGGAGACGGCAGCGCAAGCGGACATGACCAGACATCGACCGCGGACAAGCCGAGGGCCTGGCCTGCGGTCGATTTTCATTTTTATCGTGGTCGCGCTTGCCTTGCTCATGTCGAGTATCGATTCAACGATTGTGGCGGTTGGCTTGCCAGCCATGGTCGAGGGGCTGAAGACGAACCTTGTCTGGCTTGGCTGGGTATTGACCGCGTACCAGCTTTCGCAGACTGTCGTGATGCCGATGGCCGGCAAGCTTAGTGACGAGCTTGGCCGTAAATGGCTCTTTCTGGGCTGCGTCTTTCTCTTCACGCTGAGCTCGTTGCTCTGTGCTCTTGCCCCCAATGTCTACTTACTGATTCTCTTCCGTGTGTTTCAGGCGATGGGCGGCGGCGCGTTTTTGCCTTCAGCGTCAGGCATTGTGAGCGATGTTTTCGATGACCGCTGGCGCCCAACGGCAATTGGCCTCTTCACGAGTGTCTTCCCCTTGGGAGGCATCATCGGGCCAAACGTCGGTGGCTGGATGATCGATCACTTTGGCTGGCGTTCGATCTTCTTCGTCAACGTGCCGATCGGGGTGGTTTTGCTCCTGGCTGGCTTGGTCTTGATTCCGCGCGGCGTGCGTGCCCCGGGGCAGCACCGCATTGACTTTCTGGGGGCGGGCCTGTTTGCGCTTGGAATTGTGGGGATCATGTATGGCATGACCGTCTGGGGGAACCAGGTCGTCTTTAGCTGGCAGGTTGCCCTCTGGATTGCTCTTGGGATTCTCGCCCTCGTTGCCTTTGTCTATCAAGAGAGCCGAGCACCCGACCCGATGGTCGAGTTGCGGCTGCTGCGCGAGCGTGCCTTCGCTGCGGTCAACATCTATAATTTCCTCTACGGTGCCCTCGTCTTTGGCTTTTTTAGCTTTATCCCGCTCTATGCGATCGATGTCTATCACATGTCTGAGACGACTGCTGGGTTTATCCTCACACCCCGTGCCATCATTATGGTGCTGTGCTCGACGATAAGCTCGTTCGTTTTGATCCGTACTGGCTATCGGGTGCCAATGATCGCTGGGATTCTCTTCGTCAGTCTCGGCCTGTTCTTGACCTCGCAAGGCTGGCAACATGTGACGCTCTTCGGCCACCCAGTCAGCGACGTCGTCCTGCTTTCAGCGCTTGTTGGGATCACCGGCATTGGCGTGGGGATCAGCGGGCCGGCATCGAATAATGCGGCGGTCGAGCTGATGCCTGAGGCCGTGGCCCGCATTATTGGACTCCGGGGCATGTTTCGCTCGACAGGAGGTGTGCTGGGTACGGCGACCATCGTGCTGCTACTGGCGCACTTCCAGAATCAGGGACACGGGCTTGAAGTCATTCTCCGTGGTCTTTCTGCCCTGATTCTGCTCGTGATTCCCATTATTTTCCTGATTCCGGATACGGCTCGGGCCCGCTGGCTGAAGCGGCAACAACAGCTGGCTCGGGTGCGGGGAGCGGGTGACTAA
- the gatC gene encoding Asp-tRNA(Asn)/Glu-tRNA(Gln) amidotransferase subunit GatC: MLSREIVDHIAMLARLGLTEEERERMRIQLSSILEHVSRIQELDTEAIPPTAQVIELHDVMRDDVVQPSLPQAAVLQNAPAAENGYFRVNAVLEQS, encoded by the coding sequence GTGCTCAGCCGTGAGATCGTCGATCACATTGCCATGCTGGCTCGCCTCGGCCTCACTGAAGAGGAACGCGAGCGCATGCGCATCCAACTCTCGAGCATCCTTGAACATGTCAGCCGAATCCAAGAGCTCGATACGGAGGCAATTCCCCCGACAGCACAAGTCATTGAGCTCCACGACGTGATGCGCGACGACGTGGTCCAGCCCTCACTACCACAAGCAGCAGTGCTCCAGAACGCTCCAGCTGCCGAAAACGGCTACTTCCGGGTCAATGCGGTGCTCGAGCAGTCATGA
- a CDS encoding TIGR00703 family protein: MGGDTVAEGNRQLALQHERALNTFVREIWGPIPEEREVRLKSLKAWGFDLLQGLRGGQAAFFVAEAGRRQAGEQYEEEGESYAVHRIVDELRGATLRIRVDLEDRRGVIRAYHRSPEGQDTLLFTLPAGELLLAFFRKRGFGKLSQAFHSSGLTTELIQARGQVGRAVPFDQLPAKWRRALREAHDVLRDRTGVGRFSLVYFGQNKDGDDRYIVTWLLPTIHLFDVDTAEHLEGLLAALD, encoded by the coding sequence ATGGGAGGTGATACCGTGGCTGAAGGAAACCGGCAGCTCGCGTTGCAGCATGAGCGTGCGCTGAACACGTTCGTTCGTGAGATCTGGGGCCCAATTCCGGAAGAGCGTGAGGTTCGTTTGAAAAGCCTAAAGGCGTGGGGATTTGATCTGCTGCAAGGACTCCGTGGTGGCCAGGCTGCGTTTTTTGTCGCGGAAGCTGGACGGCGTCAGGCTGGTGAGCAGTACGAGGAAGAGGGAGAATCCTATGCCGTGCATCGCATTGTCGACGAGCTCCGCGGCGCAACCTTGCGAATTCGCGTCGATCTCGAAGATCGACGCGGGGTGATTCGCGCCTATCATCGCTCACCGGAGGGGCAGGATACATTGCTTTTTACGCTACCGGCGGGCGAGTTGTTGTTGGCCTTCTTCCGCAAGCGGGGATTTGGCAAGCTCTCACAGGCGTTCCACTCGAGTGGCTTGACAACAGAGTTGATCCAAGCGCGCGGACAGGTAGGGCGCGCTGTGCCCTTTGACCAACTTCCGGCCAAGTGGCGGCGCGCTCTCCGGGAAGCTCACGATGTGCTTCGGGATCGCACCGGCGTTGGGCGTTTTTCGCTGGTCTATTTTGGCCAGAACAAAGATGGGGATGATCGCTACATTGTGACCTGGCTCTTGCCGACCATCCATCTGTTCGACGTTGATACCGCTGAGCATCTTGAAGGCCTGCTTGCTGCCCTAGATTAA
- the rsmI gene encoding 16S rRNA (cytidine(1402)-2'-O)-methyltransferase, producing the protein MATLYVVGTPIGNLADITMRALDVLRSVPLIAAEDTRRTRILLQHYGINTRLVSYHEHSPPSRLAEILDALTHHDVALVTDAGMPGIADPGQELVNAAAERGFPVVPIPGPSALTAAVSVSGLVSDGFVFLGFLPRTAQARRARLRQLAALPYPLVLYEAPHRLAATLADLANELGDRPVVICRELTKVHEEITRTTLQHATMHLATPVKGEFVLVIGLANSTPEPSDDELISRLRAALAAGHPPSTAARLIATETGLPRNRLYRLALTLQGHGQTES; encoded by the coding sequence GTGGCAACGCTGTATGTGGTCGGGACACCCATCGGAAACCTCGCCGACATCACGATGCGGGCGCTCGATGTTCTGCGTAGCGTGCCATTAATCGCTGCCGAAGACACGCGGCGCACGCGTATCCTGCTCCAGCACTATGGCATCAACACGCGGCTGGTGAGCTACCACGAGCACAGCCCACCCTCTCGGCTTGCCGAAATTCTCGACGCACTGACCCACCACGACGTCGCCCTTGTGACCGACGCGGGAATGCCCGGCATTGCTGATCCAGGGCAGGAACTGGTCAATGCCGCAGCGGAGAGAGGGTTTCCGGTCGTCCCCATTCCTGGGCCATCAGCACTGACAGCCGCGGTCTCTGTCTCGGGTCTCGTCTCTGACGGCTTCGTGTTCCTTGGCTTCCTGCCTCGCACCGCCCAGGCCCGGCGCGCACGCTTGCGCCAGCTTGCCGCGCTACCCTATCCACTCGTGCTCTACGAGGCGCCACATCGGCTGGCAGCGACACTCGCTGACCTCGCCAACGAACTCGGCGACCGCCCCGTGGTCATTTGTCGTGAACTGACCAAGGTGCACGAGGAGATTACGCGGACAACGCTCCAGCACGCCACAATGCACCTTGCCACCCCGGTCAAGGGCGAATTCGTGCTCGTTATCGGGCTCGCCAATAGCACGCCGGAGCCAAGCGACGACGAGCTTATCTCCCGCCTGCGCGCAGCCCTAGCAGCTGGGCATCCGCCAAGTACGGCCGCAAGACTGATCGCCACCGAAACGGGCCTACCGCGCAACCGGCTGTACCGGCTTGCACTCACACTGCAAGGCCACGGACAAACCGAGTCGTGA
- a CDS encoding sigma-70 family RNA polymerase sigma factor, which produces MVARHALLPNDWALLRAAQDGDDEAFSRLFAQHYPLVFSIALRITGRLEDAEDVTQEVFLQLYHRPPARDSDAGIRPWLARVAANVARNMLRQQRRLAARTQRYGQLEQPIADEPIELAIARRETAAFVRQLLDGLPERDRLLLSLRAAGLSYREIADALDLRESSIGKLLARAEERFRARYAELSGEELA; this is translated from the coding sequence ATGGTCGCACGCCACGCGCTATTACCAAACGATTGGGCACTTCTGCGTGCTGCGCAGGATGGCGACGACGAGGCCTTTTCGCGACTGTTCGCCCAGCATTATCCGCTGGTTTTCTCGATCGCACTGCGGATTACTGGCCGGCTAGAAGACGCGGAAGATGTGACTCAAGAGGTGTTCCTTCAGCTCTATCACCGCCCGCCAGCTCGCGACAGTGATGCGGGCATCCGACCATGGCTGGCACGCGTCGCAGCAAACGTGGCACGGAACATGCTTCGCCAACAGCGCCGCCTCGCGGCTCGCACGCAGCGATACGGCCAACTTGAACAGCCGATAGCTGACGAGCCGATCGAACTTGCAATCGCTCGTCGAGAGACAGCTGCATTTGTCCGTCAGTTACTTGACGGCTTGCCGGAGCGCGATCGTTTGCTGCTCAGCTTGCGAGCCGCTGGCCTGAGCTACCGCGAGATCGCCGATGCGCTTGACCTGCGCGAAAGCTCAATTGGCAAACTTCTGGCCCGCGCGGAAGAACGATTTCGCGCTCGGTATGCTGAACTTTCTGGGGAGGAGCTGGCCTAA
- a CDS encoding CaiB/BaiF CoA transferase family protein: MAISSPFASPNDPLPLEGERVLEFGQAVSSPMCGMLLGDLGADVIKVEPPEGDPARGYGPPFVAGESPYFLSVNRNKRSIVLDLKTEAGRHIARQLAEQATVIITNFRPGVMDRLGLGETTLREVNPTLIFCQVSGYGPRGPYAHLPAFDQVAQGMSGLMSVTGTKESGPLRVGVAIGDILAALFATYGILGAIVARQRTGRGQRVDTSLLGAIIGILTYQTGRYLAGGGDPEPAGNEHHVAAPYGAFRAKDGMLNIAIANEQMWRRLAETVGHPEWLDDPRFATNADRVANRTELNALLEAALAHDTVEHWFERLSAAGVACGPIWTIGQALESEVVQHLGIVRRVQHDLAGDIPLIGPAVELSATPPSIRRPPPLLAQHTREVLEELGYTAEEIATLAEQGAVRLGPITKETAVTS, translated from the coding sequence ATGGCTATTTCGTCACCATTCGCGTCCCCAAATGATCCTCTCCCGCTGGAAGGTGAGCGGGTCCTTGAGTTTGGCCAGGCAGTCTCGAGCCCGATGTGCGGAATGCTTCTCGGTGACCTCGGCGCCGATGTGATCAAAGTTGAGCCGCCTGAAGGCGACCCAGCACGCGGCTACGGTCCACCGTTTGTTGCCGGCGAGAGCCCCTACTTCCTCTCGGTTAACCGTAATAAGCGCAGCATCGTCCTCGACCTCAAGACCGAGGCAGGTCGGCACATCGCCCGCCAGCTCGCCGAGCAGGCCACAGTGATCATCACCAACTTCCGTCCGGGGGTAATGGACCGGCTCGGCCTCGGTGAAACAACCTTGCGTGAGGTCAATCCAACGTTAATCTTCTGTCAAGTGAGTGGATATGGTCCACGCGGGCCGTATGCACACTTGCCAGCCTTTGACCAGGTTGCCCAAGGCATGTCGGGACTCATGAGCGTCACAGGGACGAAGGAAAGCGGCCCCTTGCGCGTCGGGGTCGCGATTGGCGACATTCTTGCCGCGCTCTTCGCTACCTACGGTATCCTCGGCGCAATTGTTGCCCGGCAGCGGACAGGCAGAGGGCAGCGCGTCGACACGTCGTTGCTCGGTGCAATTATCGGCATCCTAACGTACCAAACCGGCCGCTACCTAGCAGGCGGTGGCGACCCCGAGCCAGCCGGAAACGAGCACCATGTTGCGGCGCCCTACGGAGCATTCCGTGCCAAGGATGGGATGCTGAACATCGCCATTGCGAATGAGCAGATGTGGCGTCGGCTCGCTGAAACCGTCGGCCATCCAGAATGGCTTGATGACCCGCGCTTTGCCACCAACGCCGACCGAGTCGCCAACCGGACTGAACTCAACGCGCTGCTCGAAGCCGCACTCGCGCATGACACCGTCGAGCACTGGTTTGAGCGCCTCAGCGCGGCCGGTGTTGCCTGTGGGCCGATCTGGACAATTGGGCAGGCGCTCGAAAGTGAAGTCGTGCAGCACCTTGGGATTGTTCGACGCGTCCAGCACGACCTTGCCGGCGATATCCCACTCATTGGCCCCGCTGTCGAGCTTTCAGCCACACCCCCAAGTATTCGTCGCCCACCGCCGCTCCTTGCCCAGCATACGCGTGAAGTACTTGAGGAGCTTGGCTACACGGCAGAGGAGATCGCAACGCTCGCCGAACAAGGGGCAGTACGCCTTGGGCCGATTACCAAAGAAACGGCGGTCACATCATGA